A genomic stretch from Sandaracinaceae bacterium includes:
- a CDS encoding helix-turn-helix domain-containing protein, producing MSESKLAIEERDALLTTSEAADTLGVSPTSIKRWADAGRLPARKTAGGHRRYRKRDVQSLLDEGLEAPAAYEGDHEGLNGHARLAADEIARVLPDLPRAKIDQLPVGVIQLSDTGRVLLYNATETRFSGLKREDAEGKHFFGELAPCCNNRLVYGRFKRGVEKDNLDVFIDYTFTYRMRPTNVRLHLYRDVETSSNWMTVEPK from the coding sequence ATGAGTGAATCCAAACTCGCGATCGAGGAGCGGGACGCGCTCCTCACGACCAGTGAGGCCGCCGACACGCTCGGTGTCAGCCCCACGAGCATCAAGCGTTGGGCCGATGCGGGCCGATTGCCAGCGCGCAAGACCGCCGGCGGCCACCGCCGTTACCGCAAGCGCGACGTGCAATCGCTGCTCGACGAGGGCCTCGAGGCGCCCGCCGCCTACGAGGGCGACCACGAGGGCCTGAACGGCCACGCGCGGCTGGCCGCCGACGAGATCGCGCGCGTCTTGCCCGACCTGCCCCGCGCCAAGATCGATCAGCTCCCGGTCGGGGTGATCCAGCTGAGCGACACCGGGCGAGTGCTGCTCTACAACGCGACCGAGACCCGGTTCAGCGGGCTGAAGCGCGAGGACGCGGAGGGCAAGCACTTCTTCGGCGAGCTGGCGCCGTGCTGCAACAACCGCCTCGTCTACGGACGCTTCAAGAGGGGGGTGGAAAAAGACAACCTCGATGTCTTCATCGACTACACCTTCACGTACCGGATGCGGCCAACGAATGTCCGGCTCCATCTCTATCGGGACGTCGAGACCAGCTCGAACTGGATGACCGTCGAGCCGAAGTGA
- a CDS encoding alkaline phosphatase family protein: MRRVHPLWLVLLLVGCGSGVSVSEAISLVKHSGVQTLRHPLRETRGTTRLLLIGLDGVGSDELGMAIDGGELSSLEAVAGRGQDRPGQFEHAYRARDVMSILPSTTMAAWTTVYTGAPAAESGVPGNEWFDRTTRRFLAPAPVSVRGMDHAMQVHTDGFMGDQIAVQTVFERLDLRSHVSLGPIHRGADVYTTPRALDAVQMFSILPEALRGEHTISEEAYAELDEGSIEEVLEAIDEFGVPDLQTMYFPGVDLVAHSRENPLQEQHEHLMNVIDPGLRRVLDRYRSEGVLSNTWIVVVSDHGHTPVQHDDQHALSVDDSADDPPAVLRRAGFRPRPPELVVPDDADFDSVFAYQGGLAYLYLADRSRCPDEGDTCDWSAPPRYEEDVLVAARRFWDASEHGQPFPALQGSLAMILVREPVAPDARPNAFRVFDGERTHDVAAWLEEHPRLDWRDVPRRLEQLAVGPRGHLAGDVILVANLGHDIPEKDRTYFSGPYHSWHGSPSVRDSEISLLVAREGWSGARIRGIVEEVLRPQRSQTRITPLIERLLSE, translated from the coding sequence ATGCGGCGTGTCCACCCTCTCTGGCTCGTGCTGCTCCTCGTGGGATGCGGCAGCGGAGTGTCCGTCTCCGAGGCCATCTCGCTGGTGAAGCACTCGGGCGTCCAGACCCTGCGCCACCCGCTCCGCGAGACCCGCGGCACCACGCGGCTGTTGCTGATCGGGCTCGACGGCGTGGGCAGCGACGAGCTGGGCATGGCCATCGACGGCGGGGAGCTGTCGAGCCTCGAGGCGGTCGCCGGGCGTGGCCAGGACCGCCCGGGCCAGTTCGAGCACGCGTACCGCGCGCGGGACGTGATGAGCATCCTGCCGAGCACGACGATGGCCGCCTGGACCACGGTCTACACCGGGGCGCCCGCGGCGGAGAGCGGGGTCCCCGGCAACGAGTGGTTCGACCGGACGACGCGCCGCTTCCTCGCGCCCGCGCCGGTTTCGGTGCGCGGCATGGACCACGCCATGCAGGTCCACACCGACGGCTTCATGGGGGATCAGATCGCGGTGCAGACCGTGTTCGAGCGGCTCGATCTGCGCAGCCACGTCAGCCTCGGACCGATTCACCGAGGGGCCGACGTCTACACGACCCCCCGCGCGCTCGACGCGGTGCAGATGTTCTCGATCCTGCCCGAGGCGCTCCGGGGCGAGCACACGATCTCGGAGGAGGCCTACGCGGAGCTCGACGAGGGCTCCATCGAGGAGGTCCTCGAGGCCATCGACGAGTTCGGTGTGCCCGACCTGCAGACGATGTACTTCCCGGGCGTCGACCTCGTCGCCCACTCGCGGGAGAACCCGCTCCAGGAGCAGCACGAGCACCTGATGAACGTCATCGACCCGGGGCTGCGGCGCGTGCTCGATCGCTACCGGTCCGAGGGGGTGCTCTCGAACACCTGGATCGTCGTCGTGAGCGACCACGGGCACACCCCCGTGCAGCACGACGATCAGCACGCGCTCTCCGTCGACGACTCGGCCGACGATCCGCCCGCGGTGCTGCGCCGCGCGGGGTTCCGTCCGCGCCCGCCCGAGCTGGTCGTGCCCGACGACGCCGACTTCGACTCGGTCTTCGCCTATCAAGGCGGGCTCGCCTACCTCTACCTCGCCGACCGCAGCCGCTGCCCGGACGAGGGCGACACCTGCGACTGGTCGGCGCCGCCTCGCTACGAGGAAGACGTCTTGGTGGCGGCGCGCCGCTTCTGGGACGCCTCCGAGCACGGCCAGCCCTTCCCCGCGCTGCAGGGCAGCCTCGCGATGATCCTCGTGCGCGAGCCCGTCGCACCCGACGCGCGGCCGAACGCCTTCCGCGTCTTCGACGGCGAGCGCACGCACGACGTCGCGGCCTGGCTCGAGGAACACCCGAGACTCGACTGGCGCGACGTGCCGCGGCGCCTCGAGCAGCTCGCGGTCGGCCCGCGCGGCCACCTCGCGGGCGACGTGATCCTGGTCGCCAACCTCGGGCACGACATCCCCGAGAAGGACCGCACGTACTTCAGCGGGCCCTACCACTCGTGGCACGGCAGCCCCTCGGTGCGCGACTCGGAGATCTCGCTCCTCGTGGCGCGCGAGGGCTGGAGCGGCGCGCGCATCCGCGGGATCGTCGAAGAGGTGCTGCGCCCGCAGCGCTCGCAGACGCGGATCACGCCGCTGATCGAGCGCCTCCTCTCCGAATGA